Proteins encoded by one window of Flagellimonas lutaonensis:
- a CDS encoding OmpA family protein: protein MAMKIWILVFLFSFSVFTFSQNLVKNPSFEEFVECPNSLGTFNVHVVDWSTPTKGTTDYFNSCSTVMGAPENFNGIQHPKYGNAYAGLYFFAPADYREYVQVELSKMLQKNKTYRLKFYISLAEGSDFAVKDFGVLFSYHPIDLETKKHLSKGRLYSTKGNKMHFFEINHPEFHQDKTDWLEVQAEFRAKGFERYLTIGNFRDNAGTRKIKTKRRETKKGAYYYIDMVTVSAEEAGPPEDESFAIDSTYAFKNVHFDFDSHRLSPDAEAELEEIFNYLQKKPAFNIEIHAHTDNRGSHQYNMALSQRRANAIVSYLIGLGLSKERVALKGYGSAKPIADNATDDGRQQNRRAEFLIKRGAE from the coding sequence ATGGCGATGAAGATTTGGATATTGGTTTTTTTGTTTTCTTTTTCAGTTTTCACATTTTCCCAAAACCTGGTCAAAAACCCCAGTTTTGAAGAGTTTGTTGAATGCCCCAATTCGTTGGGTACATTCAACGTACATGTTGTGGATTGGAGCACGCCCACGAAAGGCACCACTGATTACTTCAACAGTTGCAGTACAGTAATGGGCGCGCCAGAGAACTTTAACGGCATTCAGCACCCCAAATATGGCAATGCATATGCCGGGCTTTATTTCTTTGCACCGGCCGACTATAGGGAATATGTACAAGTCGAGCTGTCAAAAATGCTTCAAAAAAACAAAACGTATCGGCTAAAGTTCTATATAAGCCTGGCCGAAGGCTCTGATTTTGCCGTGAAAGATTTTGGGGTATTGTTCTCCTACCATCCCATTGACCTTGAGACAAAGAAACATTTATCAAAAGGCAGGCTATATAGCACCAAGGGCAATAAAATGCACTTTTTTGAAATTAACCATCCGGAGTTCCACCAAGATAAGACCGATTGGTTGGAAGTTCAGGCCGAGTTCAGGGCCAAGGGCTTTGAGCGCTATCTGACCATTGGCAATTTTCGCGATAATGCGGGCACGCGAAAGATAAAGACCAAACGGCGCGAAACGAAGAAGGGTGCGTACTACTATATTGATATGGTCACTGTCTCGGCTGAAGAAGCTGGGCCGCCTGAAGATGAATCTTTTGCCATTGATTCGACCTATGCCTTTAAAAACGTACATTTTGATTTTGATAGCCACCGTTTGAGCCCCGATGCCGAGGCAGAACTGGAAGAAATTTTTAATTATTTGCAAAAGAAACCTGCTTTCAACATCGAGATCCATGCCCACACCGACAATAGGGGAAGCCACCAATACAACATGGCACTTTCCCAAAGGCGGGCAAACGCCATTGTCTCTTATCTGATTGGGTTGGGCCTTTCAAAAGAGCGGGTGGCGCTAAAGGGTTATGGTAGTGCCAAGCCTATTGCAGATAATGCCACGGATGATGGGCGCCAACAAAATCGAAGGGCCGAGTTTTTGATAAAGAGGGGTGCAGAATAA
- a CDS encoding TonB-dependent receptor domain-containing protein → MKKIKMSHRAQSRCLAYQSDKKVLDYARTDRRIWMLLSFLSLWVGVSAQETDNDIGTETVTVVKPYSPTVSDAFKIRSSPSFGDSIVLQKKPVAYSIFSVPVASTFTPAKAKASKVEKTPPPTLYNSYASIGLGNYNNALVDFYTSRDFNRGEDLLDFGLSHHSSRGDIENTPLDTDFYNTKLDVSYAKKERDLDWGASIGLHHQFYNWYGIENDEFDEATVAAIDEGQNYFNAQAKAHLNLEDSFFKSGHILLRRFWDGVESGENRVMVQPTIELPITEELVTIKAKLDYVGGSFANADLNNTVNTTGIDYGHFQVGLNPSLLVLRDDLTLNLGANFVYGNDLENSNGSFYIYPSVTASYRLVDEMVIAYGGIKGELHQNSYHGLVDENPYVSPTLAIQPTDRQYEGYVGLKGQLFSNVGYNIKGSYTAENRKPLFLLNPENLFRNDEKGYYYGNSFQVFYDDVKTLGIFGELNIDVNRNFTLGINAEVYDYDTETDNPAWNLPSLKGSLFMDYQITDQWFMGANLFYVGERDDLVATAVPNAAPSEFPSAIITLDGFFDANAHVGYRFNEQLSIFAKASNIANNNYQRWANFRVQGFQVLAGASYKFDF, encoded by the coding sequence ATGAAAAAAATAAAGATGTCACATCGAGCGCAGTCGAGATGTCTCGCCTATCAATCTGATAAAAAAGTTCTCGACTACGCCCGAACTGACAGAAGAATATGGATGTTGTTGTCCTTTTTGAGCCTTTGGGTAGGGGTCAGTGCCCAAGAAACTGACAATGATATAGGTACTGAAACGGTTACTGTTGTTAAACCGTATTCCCCCACCGTTTCAGATGCCTTTAAGATCAGGTCGAGTCCGAGTTTTGGCGATTCCATCGTATTGCAAAAGAAGCCCGTCGCCTACAGTATTTTTTCGGTACCCGTGGCTTCGACCTTTACACCGGCCAAGGCAAAGGCTTCAAAAGTGGAAAAGACCCCCCCGCCAACGCTCTACAATTCTTATGCCTCCATAGGCCTCGGCAATTACAACAACGCACTTGTCGATTTTTATACAAGCAGGGATTTCAACCGTGGTGAAGATTTGCTTGATTTTGGTCTGAGCCACCATTCTTCTCGCGGCGATATTGAGAATACCCCATTGGATACAGACTTTTATAATACCAAGTTGGATGTTTCGTATGCCAAGAAAGAACGGGATCTTGATTGGGGGGCAAGTATTGGTCTGCACCACCAGTTTTATAACTGGTATGGAATAGAAAACGACGAATTTGACGAGGCCACTGTTGCGGCTATCGACGAAGGCCAGAACTATTTCAACGCCCAGGCCAAGGCCCACTTAAATCTTGAGGATTCTTTTTTCAAGAGTGGACATATTTTGCTCAGGCGTTTTTGGGATGGCGTGGAGTCAGGTGAAAACCGTGTAATGGTCCAACCTACCATTGAACTGCCCATCACTGAAGAGTTGGTAACCATCAAGGCAAAACTCGATTATGTGGGCGGAAGCTTTGCAAATGCCGATCTGAACAACACCGTGAACACGACAGGCATCGACTATGGGCATTTTCAGGTAGGCCTGAATCCAAGTCTTTTGGTATTGCGCGATGACCTGACCCTGAATCTGGGGGCCAATTTTGTGTACGGTAACGATTTGGAAAACAGCAATGGCAGTTTCTATATTTATCCATCGGTCACGGCCTCCTATCGGTTGGTCGACGAGATGGTTATTGCCTATGGTGGCATCAAGGGTGAACTGCACCAGAACTCCTATCATGGGTTGGTGGATGAAAATCCGTATGTGTCGCCCACTTTGGCCATTCAGCCCACAGACCGCCAATACGAAGGGTATGTTGGCTTAAAAGGGCAATTGTTTTCAAATGTAGGATACAACATAAAGGGGTCTTACACCGCTGAAAATAGGAAGCCCCTATTCCTCTTGAACCCTGAAAACCTGTTTAGAAACGATGAAAAAGGCTATTACTACGGCAATTCTTTCCAGGTATTCTATGATGATGTCAAGACCTTGGGAATTTTTGGGGAACTGAACATCGATGTAAACCGAAACTTTACCCTCGGCATCAACGCTGAGGTATACGATTACGATACGGAGACCGACAACCCTGCCTGGAACCTACCCAGTCTGAAAGGTTCCCTTTTCATGGATTATCAGATTACCGACCAATGGTTTATGGGTGCCAATTTGTTTTATGTGGGCGAGCGTGACGATTTGGTTGCCACAGCTGTACCGAATGCGGCACCCTCAGAATTTCCATCCGCCATCATAACCTTGGATGGTTTTTTTGATGCCAACGCCCATGTCGGCTATCGTTTCAATGAGCAGCTCTCGATCTTTGCCAAGGCCTCGAACATTGCCAACAATAACTATCAACGTTGGGCCAATTTTAGGGTACAGGGCTTTCAAGTGTTGGCAGGTGCGTCGTACAAATTTGACTTTTAA